One genomic window of Cystobacter fuscus DSM 2262 includes the following:
- a CDS encoding CheR family methyltransferase has translation MPFDTGRPEMTAEEFRLLRDFVYAYCGILVRDDMKYVMERRLWPRLEALGLTDFSTYYRYLRFDAQRRSELETAVEALTTHETYFFREPRQLKAFSEEVLPVLERRNARSRRLRIWSAGCSSGEEAYTVAMLLLESGRFEGWDLEVHGTDISRRVLSAARLGEYGPSALRSTSPDKLARYFVHVGPNRVRVRDDVRAMVSFGHHNLRDVDSVPLSSRVDAVFCRNVLIYFDAPARQRVLRLLYDKLVPGGYLMLGHSENLINLSADFELVHLRGDLVYRRPELGGGGGT, from the coding sequence ATGCCTTTCGATACAGGCAGACCGGAGATGACCGCGGAGGAGTTCCGCCTGTTGCGGGACTTCGTGTATGCCTACTGCGGCATCCTGGTCCGCGACGACATGAAGTACGTCATGGAGCGCCGGTTGTGGCCCCGGCTGGAAGCCCTGGGCCTGACGGATTTCAGCACCTACTACCGCTACCTGCGCTTCGACGCCCAGCGCCGCTCGGAGCTGGAGACGGCCGTCGAGGCGCTCACCACCCACGAGACGTACTTCTTCCGCGAGCCGCGCCAGCTCAAGGCCTTCTCCGAGGAGGTGTTGCCGGTGCTCGAGCGCCGCAACGCGCGCTCGCGGCGCCTGCGCATCTGGTCCGCGGGCTGCTCGTCCGGGGAAGAGGCCTACACCGTGGCCATGCTCCTCTTGGAGAGCGGGCGCTTCGAGGGGTGGGATCTCGAGGTGCACGGCACGGACATCTCCCGCCGGGTGCTCTCCGCGGCGCGCCTGGGCGAGTACGGACCGAGTGCCCTGCGCTCCACGTCCCCGGACAAGCTCGCGCGCTACTTCGTCCACGTGGGTCCCAACCGCGTGCGCGTGCGCGACGACGTGCGCGCCATGGTGTCCTTCGGGCACCACAACCTGCGCGACGTGGACTCCGTCCCCCTGAGTTCGCGCGTGGACGCCGTCTTCTGCCGCAACGTGCTCATCTACTTCGACGCGCCCGCGCGCCAGCGCGTGCTGCGGCTGCTCTACGACAAGCTGGTGCCCGGCGGCTACCTCATGCTGGGCCACTCGGAGAACCTCATCAACCTGAGCGCCGATTTCGAGCTGGTGCACCTGCGCGGGGATCTCGTCTACCGCAGGCCCGAGCTGGGCGGGGGAGGGGGAACATGA
- a CDS encoding HEAT repeat domain-containing protein: MSEEGRNAEEVRYRALLELDVSRLEAREELVTGLHDESWRVRRAAAEGLVRLPERGAVVERLIAVLGERDETGARNAAAEALSGMGASAVQPLVHLLGHADPDLRKFAADILGQLALPEAEGALVAVLLEDGDLNVRVAAAEALGRVGGRGAAFALERVLSNPEPLLRLSALESLAALRHPPPLADVVPLLNNPLLKRSAYRVLGLIERTEVVALVCRGLAASESRSTRESALVALGQHSARMADGSRPAMYAAVGEALRRLLGAVSWVTSALESGDIEVKTGALVAAAALREPRLAPLVAEVAQEERLVPEVMRTLACFGPETGRELLASMDRLSFPAREAAGQVLVEMVDESFVPELVQMLDWGEVDLKGVAARALGRTGALEAVEPLAGFLSNPELAGVAARALVALSAGFRARVLQALQTSLEQGAQPVVLNALVRVGGTAQLPLVRRIAREGSEPLRATAVEVLAAVDPAGGLELTRVALVDEAPRVRAAAVRVLGQVGDVSLAPLLQRALADDALEVRLAALEAVGECGAVALAEDLEALVRHPDGAIAFRAVRSLARLGVLRDEVIQHAVAHEDHEVVKAALLAGAASGVGGALALGLLGHAHWDVRAAAARVLADSREERLLPPLMNALVSETDALARRALVDAVERLSGR; the protein is encoded by the coding sequence ATGAGCGAGGAGGGACGGAACGCCGAGGAGGTGCGTTACCGGGCCCTGCTGGAACTCGACGTGTCGCGCCTGGAGGCCCGAGAGGAGCTCGTGACCGGCCTGCACGACGAGAGCTGGCGGGTGCGCCGCGCGGCGGCCGAGGGGCTCGTGCGGCTGCCGGAACGCGGGGCCGTGGTGGAGCGGCTCATCGCCGTGCTGGGCGAGCGCGACGAGACGGGCGCGCGCAACGCCGCGGCGGAGGCCCTCTCGGGCATGGGGGCCTCGGCGGTGCAGCCCCTGGTGCACCTGCTCGGGCACGCGGATCCGGACCTGCGCAAGTTCGCCGCGGACATCCTCGGCCAGCTCGCGCTGCCCGAAGCGGAGGGCGCGCTGGTGGCCGTGCTGCTGGAGGACGGGGATCTCAACGTCCGGGTGGCGGCGGCGGAGGCCCTGGGCCGGGTGGGGGGACGTGGCGCGGCGTTCGCGCTCGAGCGCGTGCTGTCCAATCCCGAGCCCCTGCTGCGCCTGAGCGCCCTGGAGTCGCTCGCGGCGCTGCGCCATCCGCCCCCGCTCGCCGACGTGGTGCCCCTGCTCAACAACCCCCTGCTCAAGCGCAGCGCCTACCGGGTCCTGGGCCTCATCGAGCGCACCGAGGTCGTGGCGCTGGTGTGCCGGGGCCTGGCGGCGTCCGAGTCGCGCTCCACCCGGGAGTCGGCGCTCGTGGCGCTCGGCCAGCACTCCGCGCGGATGGCGGATGGCTCGCGTCCCGCCATGTACGCGGCCGTGGGCGAGGCGCTCCGGCGGCTGCTCGGGGCGGTGAGCTGGGTGACCAGCGCGCTGGAGTCCGGAGACATCGAGGTGAAGACCGGCGCGCTCGTGGCCGCGGCGGCCTTGCGCGAGCCCCGGCTGGCGCCCCTGGTGGCCGAGGTGGCCCAGGAGGAGCGGCTGGTGCCCGAGGTCATGCGCACGCTCGCCTGCTTCGGCCCGGAGACGGGACGCGAGCTGCTCGCGAGCATGGACCGGCTGTCCTTCCCGGCGCGCGAGGCGGCCGGACAGGTCCTGGTGGAAATGGTGGACGAGTCCTTCGTGCCCGAGCTCGTCCAGATGCTCGATTGGGGCGAGGTGGATTTGAAGGGCGTGGCGGCGCGGGCGCTCGGACGCACGGGGGCACTGGAAGCCGTGGAGCCGCTGGCGGGCTTCCTGTCCAACCCGGAGCTCGCCGGGGTGGCCGCTCGCGCGTTGGTGGCGCTGTCGGCGGGCTTTCGCGCGCGGGTGCTCCAGGCGCTGCAGACGTCCCTGGAGCAGGGGGCTCAGCCCGTGGTGCTCAACGCCCTGGTGCGCGTGGGCGGCACGGCCCAGCTCCCCCTGGTGCGGCGCATCGCCCGGGAGGGGTCCGAGCCCCTGCGTGCCACCGCCGTGGAGGTGCTCGCCGCGGTGGATCCCGCCGGGGGCCTGGAACTGACGCGCGTGGCGCTGGTGGACGAGGCCCCCCGGGTGCGTGCCGCCGCGGTGCGGGTGCTCGGCCAGGTGGGGGACGTCTCCCTGGCGCCGCTGCTGCAACGGGCCCTGGCCGATGACGCGTTGGAGGTGCGGCTCGCCGCCCTGGAGGCCGTGGGTGAGTGCGGAGCGGTGGCGCTCGCGGAGGACCTGGAGGCATTGGTGCGACATCCGGACGGAGCCATTGCCTTCCGGGCGGTGCGTTCGCTGGCTCGCCTGGGCGTGCTGCGCGACGAGGTCATCCAACACGCGGTGGCGCATGAGGACCACGAGGTGGTGAAGGCGGCGCTGCTGGCGGGCGCGGCCTCCGGGGTCGGCGGAGCCCTGGCCCTGGGCCTGCTCGGCCATGCCCACTGGGACGTGCGTGCCGCGGCGGCCCGGGTGCTGGCGGACTCCCGCGAGGAGCGGTTGCTGCCGCCGCTGATGAACGCGCTGGTATCCGAGACGGATGCGCTGGCTCGCCGGGCGCTGGTGGACGCGGTGGAACGCTTGTCGGGACGTTGA
- a CDS encoding chemotaxis protein CheW — MRQRINVLTRVTQSRAEEEAAAERDPLVQLCAFFVGTEEYAVDIMRVEEILQPQRLTPLRGAPPFIEGVIRLRGAILPVVDLRKRLLGQPSPVDTPKTRLLVCWLGRRRVAFTVDRVSEVVRLRRSDIKPALGAVGPAPFVVGVYGEPEGRDASAPGGERLKLLLDVKALLLAELLAESNSNSNSNRRVNG, encoded by the coding sequence ATGAGACAGCGAATCAACGTCCTCACCCGCGTGACGCAGTCGCGCGCCGAGGAAGAGGCCGCGGCGGAGCGGGATCCGCTCGTGCAACTGTGCGCCTTCTTCGTGGGCACCGAGGAATACGCCGTGGACATCATGCGGGTGGAGGAGATCCTCCAGCCCCAGCGCCTCACGCCCCTGCGCGGCGCGCCTCCCTTCATCGAGGGCGTCATCCGGCTGCGCGGCGCCATCCTCCCGGTGGTGGACCTGCGCAAGCGGCTGCTCGGCCAGCCCTCCCCCGTGGACACCCCCAAGACACGGCTGTTGGTGTGCTGGTTGGGCCGCCGGCGCGTGGCCTTCACCGTGGACCGGGTGTCCGAGGTGGTGCGGCTGCGCAGAAGTGACATCAAACCCGCGCTCGGAGCGGTGGGCCCGGCGCCCTTCGTGGTGGGCGTCTATGGCGAGCCCGAGGGCCGCGACGCCTCGGCGCCCGGCGGCGAGCGCCTCAAGCTGCTGCTGGACGTGAAGGCCCTGCTGCTGGCGGAGCTGCTGGCCGAATCCAACTCCAACTCCAACTCCAACCGAAGGGTGAACGGATGA
- a CDS encoding chemotaxis protein CheW, with protein MPSLSVLLDSFFYRPDEDVGLIQEVVAGTDESLEPVAEEVPEEYLACQLEGELYAVPIHGVREIVKVPPLTEVPRAAPNLLGVMYLRGEVLPVYDIKVRLRLADKAPLVAGPDATVTPPRGTRIIVVQASDGLAGIWVDAVNEVVRLRPSMLELAPPGVGGGERDCVVGLGRRKQELFILLDLWQALS; from the coding sequence GTGCCTTCCTTGTCCGTCCTGCTCGACAGCTTCTTCTACCGCCCCGATGAGGACGTGGGCCTCATCCAGGAAGTGGTGGCCGGGACCGATGAGTCGCTCGAGCCCGTCGCCGAAGAGGTGCCCGAGGAGTATCTGGCCTGCCAACTGGAGGGCGAGCTCTACGCGGTCCCCATCCATGGCGTGCGGGAGATCGTCAAGGTGCCGCCCCTGACCGAGGTGCCTCGCGCCGCGCCCAACCTGCTGGGCGTCATGTATCTGCGCGGCGAGGTGCTGCCCGTCTACGACATCAAGGTGAGGCTGCGCCTGGCCGACAAGGCACCCCTGGTGGCGGGTCCGGACGCCACCGTGACGCCTCCGCGCGGCACGCGCATCATCGTCGTGCAGGCCTCCGATGGGCTCGCCGGCATCTGGGTGGACGCCGTCAACGAGGTGGTGCGGCTGCGCCCCTCGATGCTGGAGCTGGCCCCGCCCGGCGTGGGCGGCGGAGAGCGCGACTGCGTGGTGGGGCTCGGGCGGCGCAAACAGGAACTCTTCATTCTGCTCGATCTCTGGCAGGCCCTTTCATGA
- a CDS encoding chemotaxis protein CheA, with protein sequence MNSAGKALAEFVAEGTEILESLGKELLVLDQQRGVEPEPDIINGIFRAAHSLKGLAALFGQERIARLAHQSEDLLDRLRLGRLSLDDQVLDLLIESLDVLQALLAEAAREESSDALNERVKVLGDRLSNLGTASATADEDPLDRLELDAQVRSVFTEYEEHRLRENVRRGVALYRIRAAFDLSDFDTGLTELNVRLKPLGEVVSTLPSSEPGGLSGIAFDLIFGSRVSEAELAAKLQGTPAQLFALTVRPSATALVPSGLAPKTPAAPLPLALPAAEAPAAKKTTRRKPRAPKTGAGTSTSAEDVVPADAPLVKASPLRAVEPVAPALPAPETSSLPAVRTLTEEPTAPRGPKAESESARSLTQTVRVDISRLDALMNTVGELLLIKANLQRMAESARVDAGVTLSKMWGQDLSRETRQLERKLDALQEGLLEARMVPVGQVFDRLARLVRRIAREVGKEIDFVIGGGDVELDKLIVEELSDPLMHIIRNAIDHGAESPEARLAAGKSRRARVALQAEQKGNHVLIKVSDDGAGIDELGVRELALRKGLITEAQAREMSRRELLNLIFLPGFSTARSVSELSGRGVGLDVVKNNIGNLSGIIDVWSERGKGTAFHITLPVTLAIIRALVVGVSGRTYAVPLNSVLEILSVKPAEIRTVERREVLDLRGTTLPLMRLARVFNHPERPADRYFVVVAGLAQERLGIAVDELQGQQDIVVKSLGGRLQGVRGISGAADLANRRTVLVLDVGALLEEGMSSERRRA encoded by the coding sequence GTGAACTCCGCGGGCAAGGCCCTGGCGGAGTTCGTCGCCGAGGGAACGGAAATCCTCGAGTCGCTGGGCAAGGAACTGCTCGTGCTGGATCAACAGCGCGGGGTGGAACCCGAGCCGGACATCATCAACGGCATCTTCCGGGCGGCGCACTCGCTCAAGGGACTGGCGGCGCTCTTCGGCCAGGAGCGCATCGCCCGGCTCGCCCACCAGTCCGAGGATCTGCTGGATCGGCTGCGGCTGGGCCGGCTGTCGCTGGATGATCAGGTGCTCGACCTGCTCATCGAGTCGCTGGACGTGCTCCAGGCCCTGCTGGCGGAGGCCGCGCGCGAGGAGTCCTCGGACGCCTTGAACGAGCGAGTGAAGGTGCTGGGAGATCGGCTGTCCAACCTGGGCACCGCCTCGGCGACGGCCGACGAGGATCCGCTCGACAGGCTGGAGTTGGATGCGCAGGTGCGCTCCGTCTTCACCGAGTACGAGGAGCACCGCCTGCGCGAGAACGTGCGCCGGGGCGTGGCGCTCTACCGCATCCGGGCCGCGTTCGACTTGTCCGACTTCGACACCGGGCTCACCGAACTCAACGTGCGCCTCAAGCCCCTGGGCGAGGTCGTCAGCACGCTGCCCTCGTCGGAGCCCGGAGGGCTGTCGGGCATCGCGTTCGATCTCATCTTCGGCTCCCGGGTGTCCGAAGCGGAGCTGGCGGCGAAGCTGCAAGGCACGCCCGCGCAGCTCTTCGCGCTCACCGTCCGTCCGAGCGCCACGGCCCTGGTCCCCTCCGGGCTCGCCCCGAAGACGCCGGCCGCGCCGCTCCCCCTCGCGCTCCCAGCCGCCGAGGCGCCCGCGGCGAAGAAGACAACCCGGCGCAAGCCCCGGGCTCCCAAGACGGGCGCGGGGACGTCCACGTCGGCGGAGGACGTGGTGCCCGCGGACGCGCCGCTGGTGAAGGCCTCCCCCCTGCGCGCCGTCGAGCCGGTCGCTCCGGCGCTCCCCGCGCCCGAAACCTCCTCCCTGCCCGCGGTGCGCACGCTGACCGAGGAGCCAACGGCGCCGCGCGGCCCCAAGGCGGAGAGCGAGTCGGCGCGCAGCCTGACGCAGACGGTGCGCGTGGACATCAGCCGCCTGGACGCGCTGATGAACACCGTGGGCGAGCTGCTGCTCATCAAGGCGAACCTGCAGCGCATGGCGGAGAGCGCCCGGGTGGACGCCGGGGTGACGCTCTCCAAGATGTGGGGCCAGGATCTGTCGCGCGAGACGCGGCAGCTCGAGCGCAAGCTGGACGCGCTCCAGGAGGGCCTGCTCGAGGCGCGCATGGTGCCGGTGGGTCAGGTGTTCGACCGGCTGGCCCGGCTGGTGCGCCGCATCGCGCGCGAGGTGGGCAAGGAGATCGACTTCGTCATCGGCGGCGGCGACGTGGAGCTGGACAAGCTCATCGTCGAGGAGCTGAGCGATCCGCTCATGCACATCATCCGCAACGCCATCGACCACGGCGCCGAGTCGCCCGAGGCCCGGCTGGCGGCGGGCAAGTCACGGCGGGCCCGGGTGGCCCTGCAGGCCGAGCAGAAGGGCAACCACGTCCTCATCAAGGTGAGCGACGACGGGGCGGGCATCGACGAGCTGGGGGTGCGTGAGCTCGCGCTGCGCAAGGGCCTCATCACCGAGGCGCAGGCGCGCGAGATGAGCCGGCGCGAGCTGCTCAACCTCATCTTCCTGCCGGGCTTCTCCACGGCGCGCAGCGTGTCCGAGCTGTCGGGCCGGGGCGTGGGCCTGGACGTGGTGAAGAACAACATCGGCAACCTGTCCGGCATCATCGACGTGTGGAGCGAGCGCGGCAAGGGCACCGCCTTCCACATCACGCTGCCCGTCACGCTCGCCATCATCCGCGCGCTCGTCGTGGGAGTGAGCGGGCGCACCTACGCCGTGCCCCTCAACAGCGTGCTGGAGATCCTCTCCGTCAAGCCGGCGGAGATCCGCACCGTGGAGCGGCGCGAGGTGTTGGACCTGCGAGGCACCACGCTGCCGCTCATGCGCCTGGCCCGGGTGTTCAACCACCCCGAGCGTCCCGCGGACCGCTACTTCGTGGTGGTGGCGGGGCTGGCCCAGGAGCGCCTGGGCATCGCCGTGGACGAGCTCCAGGGCCAGCAGGACATCGTCGTCAAGTCGCTGGGTGGACGCCTGCAGGGCGTGCGGGGGATCTCGGGGGCCGCCGACCTCGCCAACCGGCGCACCGTGCTGGTGCTGGATGTGGGTGCCCTGCTCGAAGAGGGGATGAGCTCCGAGCGCCGTCGGGCCTGA
- a CDS encoding response regulator, with amino-acid sequence MTSKILIVEDSKASRELISATVESIPGLEAIATSSGLEALKLLPQHAFALIITDINMPDINGLELIRFVKTNPSLRDTPLFIVTTEGREKDRDRGLALGAAEYLVKPFSPQSLEGLVRRYLKLA; translated from the coding sequence ATGACGTCCAAGATTCTCATCGTGGAGGATTCCAAGGCCTCGCGGGAGTTGATCTCCGCGACGGTGGAGTCCATCCCGGGGCTGGAGGCCATCGCCACCAGCAGCGGTCTGGAGGCGCTCAAGCTGCTGCCCCAGCACGCCTTCGCGCTCATCATCACCGACATCAACATGCCCGACATCAACGGGCTGGAGCTCATCCGCTTCGTCAAGACGAACCCCTCCTTGCGCGACACGCCCCTGTTCATCGTCACCACCGAGGGCCGCGAGAAGGACCGCGATCGGGGACTGGCGCTGGGCGCGGCGGAGTACCTCGTCAAACCCTTCTCCCCGCAGAGCCTGGAAGGGCTCGTGCGGCGCTACCTCAAGCTCGCGTGA
- a CDS encoding M17 family peptidase N-terminal domain-containing protein, translating into MNVSAHELGLGGLDSLADVDALCLFVGEDDRPLPGTAGYVDWRLCGALSRVLQSGFFVGAQDDSLLLPTDGRFSVPRVFVMGLGRRRGLEPSSLGEALASAGKVLTRAKVESVALEVPGQEALDESVRFSALQEHFLPAFRGRKVAVLADKELARRLSGRKG; encoded by the coding sequence GTGAACGTCTCCGCGCACGAACTGGGCCTGGGCGGGTTGGACTCGCTGGCGGACGTGGACGCCCTGTGCCTCTTCGTGGGCGAGGACGACCGGCCCCTGCCCGGCACCGCCGGCTACGTGGACTGGCGCTTGTGTGGCGCCCTGTCGCGCGTGCTCCAGTCCGGCTTCTTCGTGGGCGCCCAGGACGACTCGCTCCTCCTGCCCACGGATGGCCGCTTCAGCGTCCCCCGCGTCTTCGTCATGGGCCTGGGCCGGCGGCGTGGCCTGGAGCCGTCCTCCCTCGGCGAGGCGCTCGCCTCCGCGGGCAAGGTGCTCACCCGGGCCAAGGTGGAGTCGGTCGCCCTGGAAGTCCCCGGGCAGGAGGCCCTGGACGAATCCGTCCGCTTCTCCGCCCTCCAGGAACACTTCCTCCCCGCCTTCCGGGGAAGGAAGGTGGCCGTGCTGGCGGACAAGGAACTCGCTCGCCGCCTCTCCGGCCGCAAGGGGTGA
- the nusB gene encoding transcription antitermination factor NusB: protein MGARRTARERALQALYQMEMTPGSIHDALEAAWAAAEVTNKEPEAVKFARELTEGVMAHRAEIDRLIEQHSHNWRLDRMSRIDRNVLRLGVFELKYRPDIPKKVSLNEAVELGKNFGTEESSAFVNGLLDRVAVALGKQ, encoded by the coding sequence ATGGGTGCGCGCAGAACGGCACGCGAGCGGGCCCTCCAGGCGCTCTACCAGATGGAGATGACGCCGGGCTCCATCCATGACGCCCTGGAAGCGGCCTGGGCCGCCGCCGAGGTGACGAACAAGGAGCCCGAGGCGGTGAAGTTCGCCCGCGAGCTCACCGAGGGCGTCATGGCGCACCGCGCGGAAATCGATCGGCTCATCGAGCAGCACAGCCACAACTGGCGCCTGGATCGCATGTCGCGCATCGACCGCAACGTGCTGCGCCTGGGCGTCTTCGAGCTGAAGTACCGCCCGGACATCCCCAAGAAGGTGTCGCTCAACGAGGCGGTGGAGCTCGGCAAGAACTTCGGCACCGAGGAGTCCAGCGCCTTCGTCAACGGCCTGCTGGATCGCGTGGCCGTCGCCCTGGGGAAGCAGTGA
- the ribH gene encoding 6,7-dimethyl-8-ribityllumazine synthase — protein MPRYIEGDFLPPKGRFAICVARFNAFITEELVKGALDTLVRHGVADGDIDVFRCPGTYELPALTRRVSETRSYVGIITLGAVIRGGTPHFDYVSGECTKGIGQVAFTSQAAVTFGVLTCDTVEQAIDRAGVKAGNKGSEAAAACIEMVNLHAKLATLTDGKRS, from the coding sequence ATGCCTCGCTACATCGAAGGTGACTTCCTCCCCCCCAAGGGCCGCTTCGCCATCTGCGTGGCCCGCTTCAACGCGTTCATCACCGAGGAGCTGGTGAAGGGCGCGCTGGACACGCTGGTCCGCCACGGCGTCGCCGACGGGGATATCGACGTATTCCGTTGTCCGGGCACCTATGAGCTGCCCGCGCTCACCCGGCGTGTGTCGGAGACGCGCTCGTACGTGGGCATCATCACCCTGGGCGCCGTCATCCGCGGCGGCACGCCCCACTTCGACTACGTGTCGGGCGAGTGCACCAAGGGCATCGGCCAGGTGGCCTTCACCTCGCAGGCGGCCGTCACCTTCGGCGTGCTCACGTGCGACACGGTGGAGCAGGCGATCGACCGGGCGGGCGTCAAGGCCGGCAACAAGGGCTCGGAAGCGGCCGCGGCGTGCATCGAGATGGTCAACCTCCACGCGAAGCTCGCCACGCTGACGGACGGGAAGAGGAGCTGA
- the ribB gene encoding 3,4-dihydroxy-2-butanone-4-phosphate synthase, whose protein sequence is MARGRQHESDSITLVEKALAEIRKGRMVILTDDEDRENEGDLVMAAEKVTPQDINFMATHGRGLICLALDEERIRRLNLPLMVQDNTSSFQTAFTVSIEAAQGVSTGISAADRAHTIQVAVAPNAKPSDLARPGHIFPLRARQGGVLVRTGQTEGSVDLARMAGLRPSGVICEIMNPDGTMSRRPDLVKFARKHQMVLLSVADIIRYRLERERLVRRLEETTLERRGQGSFRAYTYGSDVDSAVHVAVVKGELSGREPVLTRVHRTCLVGDVLGSAGCECGVQLERAFQAIHEAGRGVIVFLQGDSARKNRLRCTHVSNEELVPGHKDQTRLREFGVGAQILKDLGLTRLRLLTNNPKKIVGLESYSLEVVEQVPLTQGAPPARRVAARRPPRGRQAS, encoded by the coding sequence ATGGCGCGCGGCAGGCAGCACGAGTCGGACAGCATCACCCTGGTGGAGAAGGCGCTCGCGGAGATCCGCAAGGGCCGCATGGTCATCCTCACGGATGACGAGGACCGGGAGAACGAGGGTGACCTCGTCATGGCGGCGGAGAAGGTGACCCCCCAGGACATCAACTTCATGGCCACCCATGGGCGAGGGCTCATCTGCCTGGCGCTCGACGAGGAGCGCATCCGGCGGCTCAACCTGCCCCTCATGGTGCAGGACAACACCTCGTCCTTCCAGACGGCCTTCACCGTCTCCATCGAGGCGGCCCAGGGCGTCTCCACGGGCATCTCCGCCGCGGACCGCGCCCACACCATCCAGGTGGCCGTGGCGCCGAACGCCAAGCCGTCGGACCTGGCGCGGCCCGGGCACATCTTCCCCCTGCGCGCCCGGCAGGGTGGGGTGCTCGTGCGCACCGGTCAGACCGAGGGCAGCGTGGACCTGGCGCGCATGGCGGGGCTGCGCCCCTCGGGCGTCATCTGCGAGATCATGAACCCGGACGGCACCATGTCGCGCCGGCCGGACCTGGTGAAGTTCGCCCGCAAGCACCAGATGGTGCTGCTGTCCGTGGCCGACATCATCCGCTACCGCCTGGAGCGCGAGCGGCTGGTGCGGCGGCTCGAGGAGACGACGCTGGAGCGCCGTGGCCAGGGCAGCTTCCGGGCCTACACCTACGGCAGCGACGTGGACAGCGCGGTGCACGTGGCCGTGGTCAAGGGCGAGCTGTCCGGCCGTGAGCCGGTGCTCACCCGCGTCCACCGCACCTGCCTGGTGGGGGATGTGCTGGGCAGCGCCGGGTGCGAGTGTGGCGTGCAGCTCGAGCGGGCCTTCCAGGCCATCCACGAGGCCGGGCGGGGGGTCATCGTCTTCCTGCAGGGGGACTCGGCGCGCAAGAACCGGCTGCGCTGCACCCATGTTTCCAACGAGGAGCTGGTGCCCGGGCACAAGGATCAGACGCGCCTGCGCGAGTTCGGCGTGGGGGCGCAGATCCTCAAGGACCTGGGGCTCACCCGGCTGCGCCTGCTCACCAACAATCCCAAGAAGATCGTGGGGTTGGAGAGCTACTCGCTGGAGGTGGTGGAGCAGGTGCCGCTCACCCAGGGCGCTCCGCCGGCCCGGCGCGTGGCCGCTCGCCGTCCCCCCCGGGGCCGCCAGGCCTCCTGA
- a CDS encoding riboflavin synthase: protein MFTGLIQDIGVVERVIPGGMTDFWIRTALGARDFALGESIAVDGACLTVVERAGDSFRVQAAPETLRRTTLGARQPGSRVNLERALALGDRLGGHLVAGHVDAVSEVLETRAEGGSWVMVFGLPAELAPFFIEKGSVAIDGISLTVNSVGTDRFSVQLIPETQERTTLRSRGVGERVNLEGDMIGKYVARLVSLRQGPGGGGLSEAVLKAAGFGG from the coding sequence ATGTTCACCGGACTCATCCAGGACATCGGCGTGGTGGAGCGAGTCATCCCCGGAGGGATGACGGACTTTTGGATTCGCACGGCGCTGGGCGCGCGGGACTTCGCGCTCGGTGAATCGATCGCGGTGGATGGCGCCTGCCTCACCGTGGTGGAGCGCGCGGGAGACTCCTTCCGCGTCCAGGCCGCCCCGGAGACGCTGCGGCGCACCACCCTGGGCGCCCGACAGCCGGGCTCGCGCGTCAACCTCGAGCGGGCGCTCGCCCTCGGGGACCGGCTGGGCGGCCACCTCGTCGCCGGCCACGTGGACGCGGTGAGCGAGGTGCTGGAGACGCGCGCCGAGGGCGGCTCGTGGGTGATGGTCTTCGGCCTCCCCGCCGAGCTCGCCCCCTTCTTCATCGAGAAGGGCTCGGTGGCCATCGACGGCATCAGCCTCACCGTCAACTCGGTGGGCACGGATCGCTTCAGCGTCCAGCTCATCCCCGAGACGCAGGAGCGCACCACGCTGCGCTCGCGCGGGGTGGGCGAGCGGGTGAACCTGGAAGGCGACATGATTGGCAAGTACGTGGCGCGGCTCGTGTCGCTGCGCCAGGGGCCGGGCGGCGGTGGCCTCTCCGAGGCGGTCCTCAAGGCGGCGGGCTTCGGCGGTTGA